A section of the Phaseolus vulgaris cultivar G19833 chromosome 8, P. vulgaris v2.0, whole genome shotgun sequence genome encodes:
- the LOC137827024 gene encoding LOW QUALITY PROTEIN: MDIS1-interacting receptor like kinase 2-like (The sequence of the model RefSeq protein was modified relative to this genomic sequence to represent the inferred CDS: inserted 1 base in 1 codon) encodes MVFLFPTFQFMKLLSLWLLLLVMANSLHAALSSSLSLQHTEANALLKWKASLDKQSQTLLSSWDGNTSCSWLGISCDYSGSVSNINLTNIGLSGTLQTLNFSSLPNILTLDMSLNSLSGSIPPQIGVLSKLTHLDLSLNHLTGPIPSEITHLVNLHFLHLVNNVFNGSIPEEIGALRNLREIKIELANLTGTIPNSIGKLSFLSILSLWNCKLTGSIPKSIGNLTSLLILEFSLNKLYGHIPHEIGNLSNLELLGLGGNNLYGSIPQEIGKLQNLNVLYIPANNLSGNIPVAIGKLFNLTQLYLSNNNLSGSIPQEIGMMTNLDQLDLSENSLSGSIPPTIGNLSKLGYLYMYRNHLSRSIPNEIGKLHFLQTIQLLENNISGSIPSSIGNLVNLKSIRLDRNKLSGTIPSTIGNLTELTTLVLFSNQLSGHIPIEMNMLNNLETLHLYENNFIGHLPHNVCISGKLLKFTANNNYFMGPIPKSLKNCTSLKRVWLQQNHLTGNITEDLGVYPNLDYIDLSENNFYGHLSPQWENAXNLTCLKISNNNLSGSIPPELSQATRLQVLQLSSNYLTGDIPEHLGNLTYLFELSLNNNNLSGNVPIQIATLQNLETLELGANSFSGLIPNQLGNLVKLLHLNLSQNKFRENIPYEFGKLKYLQSLDLSMNILSGRIPSMLEELKSLETLNLSHNHLSGDLYSLDEMISLTSVDISYNQLEGPLPNISAFQMATVEALRNNKGLCGNVAGLEPCPTSRDQSQNHKTNKVLLVILAIGLGTSMLALFVFGVLYYLCRRLKTKEHPDVESLCQNLFAIWSFDGKMVYENIIAATEEFDNKHLIGVGGQGSVYKAELQTDQIVAVKKLHSVQNGEMLYNDKAFKSEIQALTEIRHRNIVRLFGFCSHSRYSFLVYEFLEKGSIEKILKDDEEAIAFNWNRRVDAIKGVANALCYMHHDCSPPIVHRDISSKNVLLNLEYVAHVSDFGTAKLLNPNSTNWTSFVGTFGYAAPELAYTMKVNEKCDVYSFGVLALEILFGEHPGDFVTLLLSTSNAMDSTLDIPSLLGKLDQRLPYPTNIAKEIASIVRIASVCLTESPSSRPTMEQVVNYSSM; translated from the exons ATGGTGTTCTTATTTCCAACGTTTCAGTTCATGAAGCTCCTATCATTATGGCTGCTTCTACTTGTAATGGCCAATTCTCTCCATGCAGCATTGTCTTCCTCACTCTCACTTCAACACACAGAAGCAAACGCTCTGCTGAAGTGGAAAGCAAGCCTTGACAAGCAAAGTCAAACATTACTATCTTCATGGGATGGCAATACTTCTTGCAGTTGGCTTGGAATTTCTTGTGACTACTCAGGATCAGTCTCCAACATAAATCTTACAAACATTGGATTAAGTGGTACGCTTCAAACTCTCAATTTTTCATCACTTCCAAACATCCTCACTCTAGACATGAGTCTTAACTCCTTGAGTGGAAGTATTCCTCCTCAAATTGGAGTCTTATCCAAACTCACTCATCTTGATTTAAGTCTCAATCATCTCACTGGACCAATTCCTTCTGAAATAACTCACTTGGTCAATCTTCACTTTTTACATTTGGTAAATAATGTTTTCAATGGTTCTATTCCTGAAGAAATAGGTGCTTTAAGGAATTTGAGagagattaaaattgaattggCCAATCTCACCGGGACAATCCCAAATTCTATTGGAAAGCTATCATTCTTGTCAATACTTTCTTTATGGAATTGCAAACTCACAGGATCTATTCCAAAATCTATTGGAAATTTGACCAGTCTGTTAATTCTAGAATTTTCGCTCAACAAACTTTACGGACATATTCCTCACGAAATTGGGAATTTGTCAAACTTAGAGTTGTTGGGCCTTGGAGGTAATAACTTATATGGTAGTATTCCTCAAGAAATAGGTAAGTTGCAGAACCTAAATGTGCTATATATACCTGCAAACAATTTATCTGGAAACATTCCCGTGGCAATTGGGAAGTTGTTCAACTTGACGCAGTTATATCTATCCAATAATAATCTTTCGGGTTCTATTCCTCAAGAAATTGGAATGATGACAAATTTGGATCAACTTGATTTGTCCGAAAACTCTTTGTCAGGTTCAATCCCCCCTACAATTGGAAATTTGAGCAAGTTAGGCTATTTGTACATGTATAGAAACCATCTATCTCGATCCATTCCTAATGAAATAGGAAAACTACATTTTCTCCAGACGAtccaattgttagaaaataatatttctgGGTCAATTCCATCTTCCATAGGTAACTTGGTCAATTTGAAATCTATTCGTCTTGACAGAAACAAACTCTCCGGAACAATTCCTTCCACTATTGGTAACTTGACAGAGCTCACCACACTTGTTTTATTCTCAAATCAGCTGAGTGGACACATTCCAATAGAAATGAATATGCTTAACAACCTGGAAACATTGcatttatatgaaaataatttcattGGTCATTTGCCTCACAATGTTTGCATCAGTGGAAAGTTGCTTAAGTTTACTGCTAACAATAACTATTTCATGGGTCCAATACCTAAGAGTTTGAAGAATTGCACCAGTCTCAAAAGAGTTTGGCTTCAACAAAACCATTTGACAGGAAATATAACAGAGGATTTGGGTGTATACCCAAACTTGGATTACATAGATCTGAGTGAAAATAACTTTTATGGCCATCTTTCCCCACAATGGGAAAATG ATAATCTCACATGTCTCAAAATCTCCAACAACAATTTATCAGGAAGCATTCCACCAGAACTAAGTCAGGCAACCAGGTTACAAGTACTTCAATTGTCTTCAAATTACCTCACGGGAGACATTCCTGAACATTTAGGTAATTTGACCTACTTGTTCGAACTCTCtctcaataataataatctttcGGGGAATGTTCCTATACAAATAGCAACATTGCAAAATCTTGAGACCTTAGAGCTCGGAGCAAATAGTTTTTCTGGCTTAATTCCAAATCAACTTGGTAATTTGGTCAAGTTATTACATTTGAATTTGAGCCAAAATAAATTTAGGGAAAAtattccatatgagtttggtaaATTAAAATATCTTCAAAGTCTTGATCTTAGCATGAACATTTTGAGTGGAAGAATACCATCAATGCTAGAAGAGTTGAAAAGCTTAGAAACATTAAACCTCTCACACAATCATCTTTCAGGCGATCTCTACAGCCTTGATGAGATGATAAGCTTAACATCTGTTGATATATCATACAACCAATTAGAGGGTCCACTTCCAAACATTTCAGCCTTTCAGATGGCTACTGTCGAAGCATTGAGAAATAATAAAGGCTTGTGTGGTAATGTCGCAGGCCTGGAACCATGCCCAACATCACGTGACCAATCTCAAAATCATAAGACTAACAAAGTCCTATTGGTTATTCTAGCCATTGGTTTGGGCACTTCCATGCTAGCATTATTTGTCTTTGGAGTCTTATATTATCTTTGTAGAAGGTTAAAGACAAAAGAACATCCGGATGTAGAATCATTATGCCAAAATCTTTTTGCGATATGGAGTTTTGATGGAAAGATGGTGTATGAGAACATAATTGCAGCCACAGAAGAGTTTGATAATAAACATCTCATTGGAGTTGGAGGACAAGGAAGTGTTTACAAAGCTGAATTGCAAACAGATCAAATTGTTGCTGTTAAGAAACTCCATTCAGTACAAAATGGAGAAATGTTGTACAATGATAAAGCTTTCAAAAGTGAAATTCAAGCTTTGACAGAGATTCGACATCGTAATATTGTGAGGCTATTTGGGTTTTGTTCTCATTCCCGATACTCATTTTTGGTGTATGAGTTCTTGGAAAAGGGGAGCATAGAAAAGATTTTAAAAGACGATGAAGAGGCAATTGCATTTAACTGGAATAGGAGGGTTGATGCCATTAAAGGAGTAGCAAATGCTTTATGCTATATGCATCATGATTGTTCACCTCCAATTGTTCATCGAGATATATCAAGCAAGAATGTTCTTTTGAATTTGGAGTATGTGGCTCATGTCTCAGATTTTGGAACAGCCAAACTTCTTAATCCTAATTCAACCAATTGGACCTCATTTGTGGGAACTTTTGGATATGCTGCTCCAG AACTTGCATACACAATGAAAGTAAATGAAAAATGTGACGTGTACAGCTTTGGGGTATTGGCTCTAGAAATACTTTTTGGAGAGCACCCTGGAGATTTTGTAACTTTGTTACTGTCTACATCCAATGCCATGGATTCAACACTTGATATTCCTTCATTGTTGGGTAAGTTAGATCAACGTCTCCCATATCCTACAAATATTGCTAAGGAGATAGCTTCGATTGTAAGGATAGCAAGTGTTTGCTTGACTGAAAGTCCCAGTTCTCGTCCTACCATGGAGCAAGTTGTCAACTACTCTTCAATGTAG